A stretch of Cytophagales bacterium DNA encodes these proteins:
- a CDS encoding heparinase II/III family protein, with product MTFTWSQDHPRLILTRSGVENIRNSAGKIPLFDQSLKAVQEQVDLALAEEMDVPVPKDLAGGYTHEKHKSNFFTMQKAGVLFQITQDEKYAVYIRDMLLAYAKLYPTLDKHPATRSYARGKLFWQCLNDANWLVYTSQAYDCIYDWLDKKTRKKLNQDLFRPYAEYVSVENPQFFNRIHNHSTWGNAAVGMVGLVIGDEELVQWALYGLKVDMSNQVSVDNDGGTIKPAHQKEAGFLAQMDHSFSPDGYYTEGPYYQRYAMYPFLIFAQGLANKMPELDILNYRDGVLLKAVSALVNQTNAQGEFFPINDAQKGMSLASRELVNAVSMAYHFGGKDSGLLSIIENQGRVPLNDSGLIAAKAIAEGKSTPYIFRSMELRDGADGDEGAIGIVRAKDLTLVMKYAKHGMGHGHFDRLGFLLYDETGEVIQDYGAARWVNIEHKDGGGYLKENHSWAKETIAHNTLVIDKDSHFDHDVKAADATSGTPYYFSGGDAVQIVSATETNAYEGVTMHRTMAVISIDELEHPIIIDLFAVQAPEGTRYDLPLYYVGEFMSSNQTFKMNNDLTPMGKASGYQHLWAEGQSAVQDDIMNMTWFNGKKFYTVTSVTEPGDEILLTRIGANDPNFNLRRNPGLLQRRTSGNTTFVNLYEVHGSYDYPSERPLNLFTSVEDLKLLHQSEAYVAIQFRLKGGETYQFAFSLKDKGQSSQHEITTPQGELNWQGIYDFKRIDQ from the coding sequence ATGACCTTCACTTGGTCTCAGGATCATCCTCGTTTGATCCTGACCAGGTCGGGGGTTGAAAATATTCGAAACTCCGCCGGGAAGATTCCTCTGTTTGATCAATCGCTGAAAGCTGTTCAAGAGCAAGTGGATCTGGCCCTGGCTGAAGAGATGGATGTCCCCGTACCGAAAGACCTGGCTGGCGGATATACACATGAAAAGCACAAGTCCAATTTCTTCACCATGCAGAAGGCCGGCGTGCTATTTCAAATCACCCAGGATGAGAAGTATGCGGTGTACATCCGGGACATGCTCCTGGCTTATGCAAAACTGTACCCAACATTAGATAAGCACCCAGCAACCAGATCTTATGCTCGTGGTAAGTTGTTCTGGCAATGTTTGAACGATGCGAACTGGTTGGTCTATACCAGTCAGGCCTATGACTGTATCTACGATTGGTTGGATAAAAAGACACGTAAAAAATTGAATCAGGATTTGTTCAGGCCTTACGCAGAGTACGTTTCGGTTGAGAACCCTCAATTTTTCAATAGAATCCATAACCACAGTACTTGGGGCAATGCGGCTGTCGGAATGGTCGGCCTGGTGATTGGAGATGAGGAATTAGTACAGTGGGCATTGTATGGCTTGAAGGTGGATATGTCAAATCAAGTGAGTGTGGATAACGATGGAGGGACAATCAAGCCAGCCCATCAAAAAGAAGCCGGGTTCCTGGCCCAAATGGATCATTCATTTTCACCTGACGGATACTATACCGAAGGTCCTTATTACCAACGCTATGCCATGTATCCCTTCCTGATCTTTGCACAGGGCCTTGCCAACAAAATGCCGGAATTGGATATTTTAAATTACCGCGATGGAGTACTGCTCAAGGCGGTAAGTGCTTTAGTAAATCAAACGAATGCCCAGGGTGAATTCTTCCCGATCAATGATGCACAAAAAGGGATGTCGCTCGCTTCTAGAGAATTGGTCAATGCCGTGAGTATGGCCTATCATTTCGGGGGAAAAGACTCAGGATTACTTTCTATCATCGAAAACCAGGGACGAGTCCCCTTAAATGATTCGGGATTAATCGCTGCTAAAGCGATTGCTGAAGGAAAAAGTACACCATACATATTCAGAAGTATGGAGCTCCGGGATGGTGCCGACGGTGACGAAGGAGCCATTGGTATTGTCAGAGCAAAGGATTTGACACTAGTAATGAAGTACGCCAAACATGGCATGGGACACGGTCATTTTGATCGGTTAGGGTTTTTACTCTATGACGAAACAGGAGAAGTCATACAGGATTATGGAGCAGCCCGATGGGTGAACATCGAGCATAAAGACGGGGGAGGTTACCTCAAAGAAAATCACAGTTGGGCGAAAGAAACCATCGCTCATAATACGCTGGTAATTGATAAAGACTCGCATTTCGATCATGATGTTAAAGCAGCTGACGCGACTTCTGGAACGCCGTATTATTTTTCAGGAGGTGATGCAGTACAGATCGTAAGCGCCACAGAAACCAATGCTTATGAAGGTGTAACCATGCATCGGACCATGGCTGTTATCTCCATCGATGAATTGGAGCATCCCATCATCATTGATCTTTTTGCGGTGCAGGCACCTGAAGGGACCCGATACGATTTGCCCTTGTATTATGTCGGAGAATTCATGTCCTCCAATCAAACATTTAAGATGAATAACGATCTTACTCCTATGGGGAAGGCGTCTGGTTATCAGCACCTTTGGGCTGAAGGTCAATCTGCTGTTCAGGATGACATCATGAACATGACCTGGTTCAATGGAAAGAAATTTTATACCGTTACTTCAGTGACGGAACCAGGTGATGAGATCCTATTGACACGTATCGGGGCCAATGATCCCAATTTTAATCTACGAAGGAATCCAGGTCTCCTTCAACGGAGAACAAGTGGTAATACAACTTTTGTGAATTTGTATGAGGTGCATGGAAGTTATGACTATCCTTCAGAGCGCCCCCTGAACTTATTTACCTCGGTTGAAGACTTGAAATTATTACATCAGTCTGAAGCATACGTGGCCATTCAATTTCGGTTGAAAGGCGGCGAAACATATCAATTTGCTTTT
- a CDS encoding RagB/SusD family nutrient uptake outer membrane protein, with amino-acid sequence MKTIYKLLAVLLLVSACTEDLDQFPPNIATSNSLTDFDGVLNAAYFYQHGSATPMAVMGDFRADNAFMFEAPFTEFDVFGPDLTAMEDQFFSPFYSALYKSILSANNVIENSTNDTEVGEAKFLRALSYFKLVRVFGDVTVNLTSSPSVTDPSILTRQPAAQVYDNVIIPDLQDAISALSVNIVDGRASQLAARALLGKVYVHRGDFGSAESHLAAVVNGAAAAGIELQANFADIFGVDNDLNSEIIFATQVSSSITDEYGFSEFWSWSGGLDTKSLLPLDSDLIAAFDAVASEALAGGDLRRAVTIDETTMASPKFPQTGGPDHDWIEIRLADVILLYAETLNENGSSAEAVLDLLDPIRTRAGLNVLDHTVLNSQALVRQAIQDERRLELAFEGHRWFDLTRTGTAQAEMGESFGNEYYLFPIPISEVLSSFGEITQNTGY; translated from the coding sequence ATGAAAACGATATATAAATTATTGGCGGTCTTATTGCTTGTTTCGGCTTGTACCGAAGACCTGGATCAATTTCCCCCTAACATCGCTACTTCAAATTCTTTGACAGATTTTGATGGGGTATTGAACGCCGCTTATTTCTATCAGCATGGTTCTGCCACACCGATGGCGGTCATGGGGGACTTCAGGGCTGACAATGCTTTCATGTTCGAAGCGCCATTTACAGAATTTGATGTATTTGGTCCGGATCTTACCGCGATGGAAGATCAGTTTTTCAGTCCTTTCTATTCAGCACTTTACAAATCGATCTTGAGTGCGAACAATGTGATTGAGAACTCAACCAATGACACAGAAGTTGGGGAGGCCAAATTCTTGAGAGCGCTTTCCTACTTTAAACTCGTTCGAGTATTCGGTGATGTGACTGTTAATTTAACTTCTTCGCCAAGTGTAACGGATCCTTCGATATTGACCAGGCAACCTGCGGCTCAAGTGTATGATAATGTGATCATTCCTGACTTACAGGATGCGATTTCCGCATTGAGTGTTAACATCGTAGATGGCAGAGCATCACAATTGGCTGCCAGAGCTTTGCTGGGTAAAGTTTATGTGCACAGAGGTGATTTCGGAAGTGCGGAATCGCATTTGGCAGCAGTGGTAAATGGGGCAGCTGCCGCTGGAATCGAACTGCAGGCCAACTTTGCAGATATCTTTGGAGTGGACAATGATTTGAATTCAGAGATTATCTTCGCTACACAAGTATCAAGTTCTATTACTGATGAGTATGGCTTCTCTGAGTTTTGGTCATGGTCAGGTGGCCTAGATACCAAGTCGTTGTTGCCGCTGGATTCTGATTTAATTGCCGCATTCGATGCAGTAGCGTCAGAGGCTCTAGCTGGCGGTGATTTGAGAAGAGCAGTGACCATCGATGAAACGACAATGGCTTCGCCTAAATTCCCTCAGACGGGAGGTCCTGATCATGATTGGATCGAAATTCGATTGGCTGATGTCATCTTGTTGTATGCGGAGACTTTAAATGAAAACGGATCTTCAGCGGAAGCTGTTCTGGATTTGTTAGATCCCATCAGAACAAGAGCAGGACTGAATGTGCTGGATCATACCGTGCTGAATTCGCAGGCGTTGGTACGTCAAGCCATTCAGGATGAGAGAAGGTTGGAGTTGGCATTCGAAGGTCACCGTTGGTTTGATTTGACCAGAACAGGAACTGCACAAGCAGAAATGGGAGAGTCATTTGGAAATGAGTATTATCTGTTTCCTATTCCTATTTCTGAAGTGTTGTCCAGTTTTGGGGAGATTACTCAAAATACTGGTTACTAA
- a CDS encoding TonB-dependent receptor — MNNILQGTRKHLNHLRGWLFAMLCMFSLLAYAQQSISGKVTDEGGEGLPGVTIRVQGSTVGTVTDIDGNFTLTAASNASLEISSVGFTTQIVGVNGRSTINVTLDVDIAELEEVVVVGYGTRKKSHNTGAIAQVEGRDVAAIQAVRVDDALAGKLSGVLIQNQSGEPGADPRIQIRAASTVNGNSSPLIVVDGFPISGSLATVNPNDIESLEVLKDAASAAIYGSRGANGVILVTTKKGKSGKASFSYNGYTSVSNRYRNDNITQTAGEWANTIDNGIANGTFNVSEVDPELLAYRLNGFRNSPDVVSVEDWLFRTGSMQSHDFSVSGGTEDINYFASVGYQNTEGIVITQGFERFNGRLNLDAKLGKRFKTGLSINGFVSDQDIVAHDMRDLLRAYSVHPIYHTEASIAFVQQLDQQAQALGLAGFDAGFRGGDDAPWNNSIYTLQPGEFAEDWHYGRSGNGIGGSGDAGPAAKLDNADQWQKTYFANVSSYLQFEIIEGLNVKTVIGADIRDTQDYYHQLLRADSRARTNQTDLDQTDTKRSSMLSETTLNYAQKFGDHDISAVVGVEFQNFNISATALRGTNVPYGQPLNFALLDPADISITERDETIARRSIFGRINYAYDDRYLVSVSLRRDGDSRLGRNNRFEAFPALSLGWNIHNEDFYNLNFLNLLKLRFSTGSLGTTSDLGAFSSLSLLNPQASVFGNAFLIPTDVANPDLTWQTNTETNYGINFGILQNRVTLGIDYYTSDIEDILINQSVSEVLGTTSVRLNSGDLKSSGFEFELGLDVLERGDLTWNMSGNLSTVNTEITDLGGLTELAPTIYGQSGRGPVFRNYVGGEIGEMWGLETIGQVEMEHVADPTRNNGITSGEYYVVDQNGDGVIDRTRTVEEGGDLVKIGQNTPDFYWGMTHSLRYKDFDMTLSFQGAQGGDVFNIDPLYYESQWGGRLRDSFDADDDGIADHNGLHYARARDQTDAMVQDASYIALRNMTIGYTLRQDLISKVGIRSARVYVAATNLLYLWADDYTSFNPEGVEITNGGYLGPTTYGVQVGASPIVRSFTFGVNVNF; from the coding sequence ATGAATAACATTTTACAAGGCACAAGAAAGCATCTGAATCACCTGCGTGGCTGGTTGTTTGCGATGCTTTGCATGTTCTCTCTGTTGGCGTATGCCCAACAGTCGATTTCCGGGAAAGTTACGGACGAAGGTGGTGAAGGCTTACCTGGAGTAACCATTCGCGTGCAAGGAAGTACCGTGGGTACTGTTACTGACATTGATGGGAATTTTACCTTAACTGCAGCCAGTAACGCTTCATTAGAAATTTCCTCCGTAGGATTTACTACCCAGATTGTGGGCGTCAATGGACGGTCTACCATCAACGTGACGCTTGACGTTGATATCGCCGAGCTGGAAGAAGTGGTCGTTGTGGGGTACGGTACTCGAAAGAAGTCTCACAATACTGGTGCAATTGCACAGGTTGAGGGGCGTGATGTAGCGGCCATCCAGGCAGTACGAGTAGATGATGCACTCGCCGGTAAATTATCGGGTGTGTTAATCCAGAACCAAAGTGGGGAGCCTGGTGCTGATCCCAGAATACAGATTAGAGCAGCATCGACCGTTAATGGAAATTCAAGTCCACTCATTGTTGTTGACGGATTCCCTATTTCAGGAAGTTTGGCGACGGTTAATCCAAATGACATTGAAAGCCTGGAAGTACTGAAAGATGCTGCTTCCGCTGCAATCTATGGTTCACGAGGAGCCAATGGTGTCATTCTGGTGACTACCAAGAAGGGGAAATCAGGCAAAGCAAGCTTTTCTTACAATGGATATACGAGTGTGTCCAACAGGTATAGAAATGATAATATTACCCAGACCGCAGGAGAATGGGCCAATACCATTGATAATGGCATCGCTAATGGAACATTCAACGTATCTGAAGTAGATCCTGAATTATTGGCATACCGCTTAAATGGATTTAGGAATTCTCCGGATGTGGTATCCGTAGAAGATTGGCTTTTCCGAACTGGATCAATGCAAAGCCATGATTTCAGTGTGAGTGGAGGAACGGAAGACATCAACTACTTTGCTTCTGTAGGTTATCAGAATACAGAAGGAATTGTGATCACCCAGGGTTTTGAACGATTCAATGGACGTTTGAATTTGGATGCGAAATTGGGAAAACGCTTTAAGACTGGCTTGAGTATCAATGGTTTTGTTTCAGATCAGGACATTGTCGCTCACGACATGAGAGACCTATTAAGAGCCTACAGTGTGCATCCTATTTATCATACCGAGGCTTCTATTGCGTTCGTTCAGCAGTTAGATCAACAAGCACAGGCGCTAGGCCTCGCTGGTTTCGATGCTGGATTTAGAGGAGGAGATGATGCTCCATGGAATAACAGTATTTACACGTTACAGCCAGGTGAGTTTGCTGAAGATTGGCACTATGGCAGAAGTGGAAACGGGATCGGTGGATCTGGTGATGCGGGTCCTGCTGCTAAGCTGGACAATGCGGACCAGTGGCAAAAGACGTATTTCGCCAATGTGAGCAGCTACTTGCAATTTGAGATCATTGAAGGATTGAATGTGAAAACGGTAATCGGTGCTGATATCCGGGATACGCAGGATTACTATCATCAATTACTGCGAGCAGATTCAAGAGCTCGAACCAATCAGACGGACCTGGATCAAACAGATACGAAGCGATCTTCCATGTTGAGTGAAACCACTTTGAATTATGCTCAGAAATTTGGAGATCATGATATCTCAGCGGTAGTAGGTGTGGAATTCCAGAATTTCAATATTAGTGCTACAGCTCTTAGGGGTACGAATGTGCCTTATGGACAACCATTAAATTTTGCATTACTCGATCCTGCTGATATTAGTATAACTGAACGAGATGAGACAATCGCTCGAAGAAGTATTTTCGGAAGAATCAATTATGCTTATGATGATCGTTATCTGGTATCTGTTTCTCTTAGAAGAGATGGAGATTCTCGTTTAGGGAGAAACAATCGCTTCGAAGCTTTTCCTGCTTTGTCATTGGGCTGGAACATTCATAATGAGGATTTCTATAATTTGAATTTCCTGAATTTGTTGAAGTTGAGATTTAGCACAGGATCTTTGGGGACTACTTCTGATCTGGGAGCATTTAGCTCATTGAGTTTGTTGAACCCTCAAGCATCAGTTTTTGGAAACGCTTTCCTTATTCCTACAGATGTAGCTAATCCTGATTTGACGTGGCAAACCAATACCGAGACCAATTACGGGATCAATTTTGGAATCCTTCAAAATAGGGTAACATTAGGTATTGACTACTACACTTCGGACATTGAAGACATTCTTATTAATCAGAGTGTATCCGAAGTACTTGGTACGACCTCAGTGAGATTGAATTCAGGAGACTTGAAAAGTTCTGGTTTTGAGTTCGAGTTAGGGTTAGATGTGCTGGAGAGGGGAGATCTCACCTGGAATATGTCTGGTAATCTGTCGACGGTGAATACTGAAATTACTGATCTCGGAGGTCTAACGGAGCTTGCACCTACTATTTACGGGCAGAGTGGTCGTGGCCCGGTATTCAGAAACTATGTTGGCGGAGAAATTGGCGAAATGTGGGGACTGGAAACCATCGGTCAGGTAGAAATGGAGCACGTTGCAGATCCCACAAGAAACAATGGAATCACTAGCGGTGAATACTATGTAGTAGACCAAAACGGTGATGGCGTCATTGACCGAACAAGAACGGTTGAAGAAGGTGGCGATCTGGTTAAGATCGGACAAAATACTCCGGATTTTTACTGGGGGATGACTCATTCCTTGCGTTACAAAGACTTTGATATGACCTTATCGTTTCAGGGAGCACAAGGTGGAGACGTATTCAACATCGATCCGTTGTATTATGAATCACAATGGGGTGGAAGATTGCGTGATAGTTTTGATGCAGATGATGATGGTATTGCTGATCATAATGGACTTCATTATGCACGAGCCAGAGATCAAACTGACGCGATGGTGCAGGATGCTTCTTATATAGCTTTACGAAACATGACCATTGGTTACACACTTCGTCAAGACCTGATTAGTAAAGTCGGAATAAGATCTGCGCGAGTATATGTTGCAGCGACAAATCTGCTATATCTATGGGCAGATGATTATACCTCTTTTAATCCTGAAGGTGTGGAAATTACAAATGGTGGTTACCTCGGACCTACTACTTATGGAGTACAAGTGGGCGCAAGTCCAATTGTAAGAAGTTTCACTTTTGGTGTAAATGTTAATTTCTAA
- a CDS encoding FadR/GntR family transcriptional regulator has product MEVLNSFSQIEIESPADKIIRQIKELISSGQLNPGDRLPSERQMCDRLGVGRTHLRDALKKLEFYGILKTLPQSGTVVAGMGLPALEGLITDMLSLHNNDFKSLVETRVLLETQGAILAAKNRTVEDLVELQKALEAHKEKVLSNQDAAEEDLLFHIKIADAGKNSVLKSLLMIITPDILAFFKKHKVCDDVLVEVAIKQHEMILEHIRNQDATKAGEAIAEHLSNIRDYVNSADFKQLSNGQP; this is encoded by the coding sequence ATGGAAGTACTCAATAGTTTTTCTCAGATCGAAATCGAATCTCCCGCTGATAAGATCATCCGTCAAATTAAGGAATTGATCTCTTCAGGGCAACTCAATCCTGGGGATCGCCTTCCTAGTGAGCGGCAAATGTGCGACCGTTTGGGAGTAGGCCGAACACATCTACGTGATGCGCTAAAGAAACTGGAATTCTATGGGATCCTCAAAACCCTGCCTCAAAGCGGGACAGTAGTTGCGGGGATGGGACTTCCGGCCCTAGAAGGGCTTATTACTGATATGCTAAGTCTTCATAACAACGATTTTAAATCACTGGTTGAAACACGTGTATTACTTGAGACTCAGGGTGCCATTCTCGCGGCCAAAAACAGGACTGTCGAAGATTTGGTGGAACTTCAAAAAGCACTAGAGGCTCATAAAGAAAAGGTGCTCAGTAACCAGGATGCGGCAGAGGAAGATCTTTTGTTTCACATTAAAATCGCCGATGCAGGCAAGAATTCAGTTTTGAAATCATTGCTAATGATCATCACTCCAGATATTCTGGCATTTTTTAAGAAGCACAAGGTATGTGATGATGTCTTGGTTGAAGTTGCCATAAAGCAACATGAGATGATCTTAGAACACATACGTAATCAGGATGCTACGAAAGCGGGTGAAGCCATTGCAGAACACTTGAGCAATATCAGGGATTATGTGAATTCAGCTGATTTTAAACAATTGTCCAACGGCCAACCATAA
- a CDS encoding amino acid racemase — protein MRTLGLIGGTSWHSTIHYYQNINQSINEHFGNNSNPPLILFNLNHAVIHQHQKENHWDKIAELVIDAGERLQKAGAEALLLCANTTHKVYESVSKTMAIPILHIADATANAIQQQGLRKVCFIGTKFTMMEDFVTNRISKHDIEVITPVGSEKLEELHRIIHQELVLGNIISSSKDFVLNCIQEMVDQGAEGVILGCTEFPILIQATDLNIPIFDTVKVHTKAAFDFILDQ, from the coding sequence ATGCGAACTCTTGGACTGATCGGTGGAACTTCCTGGCATTCGACGATTCATTACTACCAAAATATCAATCAATCCATTAATGAGCATTTTGGCAATAACTCCAACCCGCCATTGATCCTGTTTAATCTGAATCATGCGGTTATTCATCAACATCAAAAAGAGAACCATTGGGACAAGATTGCAGAATTGGTGATTGATGCAGGCGAAAGGCTACAAAAAGCAGGTGCTGAGGCACTGCTTCTCTGTGCAAATACCACACATAAGGTATATGAATCTGTATCAAAAACAATGGCTATCCCTATTCTTCACATTGCTGACGCAACTGCAAACGCAATTCAACAACAGGGATTAAGAAAGGTATGTTTTATTGGTACGAAGTTTACGATGATGGAAGATTTCGTGACCAATAGAATTTCAAAACACGATATCGAAGTAATTACGCCCGTTGGCTCTGAAAAACTTGAAGAGTTGCATCGAATCATTCATCAGGAATTGGTTTTGGGTAACATCATTTCTTCTTCCAAGGACTTTGTTTTGAACTGTATTCAGGAAATGGTTGATCAGGGTGCAGAAGGCGTCATCTTAGGCTGCACTGAATTTCCAATTTTGATCCAAGCTACAGACTTAAATATTCCGATATTTGATACCGTAAAAGTCCACACAAAGGCAGCTTTTGATTTCATTCTCGATCAATGA
- a CDS encoding DUF202 domain-containing protein, translating into MNKTDLLALERTKLANERTFLAYFRTFVVVFGSGLTLVKVDFLNNLESLGYLFMGLAILLFLVGVIRFFVVKKRLDRWSDE; encoded by the coding sequence ATGAACAAGACAGACTTGTTAGCCCTGGAGAGAACCAAATTGGCCAATGAACGAACATTCCTGGCCTATTTCCGAACCTTTGTGGTGGTTTTTGGATCAGGGTTGACCCTTGTTAAAGTTGACTTCCTCAATAATCTGGAATCGCTTGGTTACCTTTTCATGGGATTAGCAATCCTGCTCTTTCTAGTCGGTGTTATCCGGTTTTTTGTGGTGAAAAAGCGACTAGACAGATGGTCCGATGAATAA
- a CDS encoding helix-turn-helix domain-containing protein — MKESLHIKNMVCDRCIEAVTEALQSAHIPFREVQLGQVSGVHANQQQLESLALYLQKRGFQLLEDSNEQWVSRIKTALLQSILEPGLLGNQNHSTYLEQRLEKDYTSLSRIFSSSTGTTIEKHLINQRIERAKELISYGELSISEIANHLGYSSVQHLSTQFKKIVGVTPSQYLKSNQLTRKGLDQV, encoded by the coding sequence ATGAAAGAATCGTTGCATATCAAGAATATGGTATGTGACCGATGCATCGAAGCGGTAACCGAAGCGCTTCAATCCGCCCATATTCCTTTTCGTGAAGTACAATTGGGGCAGGTCAGTGGTGTGCATGCCAACCAGCAGCAACTCGAATCATTGGCCTTGTATTTACAAAAAAGAGGTTTTCAACTGCTCGAAGACAGCAATGAGCAATGGGTTTCACGAATAAAAACAGCATTACTACAAAGCATTCTTGAACCAGGCCTGTTAGGCAATCAAAATCACTCTACCTACCTGGAGCAGCGCCTGGAAAAAGACTACACTTCCCTCAGCAGGATATTCTCTTCATCGACGGGAACAACCATAGAAAAACACCTCATTAATCAGCGTATAGAACGGGCCAAAGAGCTGATCTCTTACGGTGAATTGTCCATCAGTGAGATCGCTAACCATTTGGGATACAGCAGTGTGCAACATCTTTCCACCCAATTCAAAAAAATCGTCGGTGTAACCCCTTCGCAGTACCTGAAATCCAATCAACTGACCAGAAAAGGTCTGGATCAGGTCTGA
- a CDS encoding DUF4396 domain-containing protein, with product MEKPHVFFADMEAVKVKTDLHCDHCVQKVTPLLNEASMINNWSIDTEDGVKTLSAVGEGVNPGYLQGLLSQEGYSIVNNPPKPSFWLDNQVWQRASFNTLNCLIGCSIGDFGMIFFLQAFYPNTPMVWQMTLAIIAGLMTSIALETILLKRREKFDWSLALKTAFGMSFISMVAMEIAMTATDFMFTGGKAAFDQWQYWLALVPALVAGFITPLPYNYFKLKKFNKACH from the coding sequence TTGGAGAAGCCGCATGTTTTCTTTGCCGATATGGAAGCGGTAAAAGTGAAGACGGACTTGCATTGTGATCACTGTGTACAAAAAGTGACGCCATTGCTGAATGAAGCAAGCATGATCAATAATTGGTCGATTGATACGGAAGACGGTGTGAAAACCTTGAGTGCGGTAGGCGAAGGCGTCAATCCTGGTTATTTACAGGGCTTATTGTCACAAGAAGGCTATTCCATTGTAAACAATCCGCCAAAACCTTCATTTTGGCTGGATAATCAAGTTTGGCAAAGAGCTTCTTTCAATACCCTGAATTGCCTCATTGGCTGCTCCATCGGGGATTTTGGAATGATCTTCTTTTTACAAGCCTTTTATCCAAACACACCGATGGTTTGGCAAATGACCCTGGCCATCATTGCTGGTCTGATGACTTCCATCGCGCTGGAAACCATCCTGTTGAAAAGACGCGAAAAGTTTGACTGGTCCCTGGCTTTGAAGACCGCCTTTGGGATGTCTTTTATCTCTATGGTAGCCATGGAAATTGCCATGACGGCCACAGATTTCATGTTCACTGGTGGCAAAGCGGCTTTTGATCAATGGCAATACTGGCTGGCATTGGTCCCGGCACTGGTTGCAGGCTTCATTACTCCCCTGCCCTACAATTACTTCAAGTTGAAGAAGTTCAACAAAGCGTGTCACTAA